Below is a genomic region from Anopheles cruzii unplaced genomic scaffold, idAnoCruzAS_RS32_06 scaffold01559_ctg1, whole genome shotgun sequence.
GCATCGGGAAGAGCAAGCGCACATGACCGTGGTACTAGACAACATGCAGCAAAGTTTTCTGGGGCTACAGAGCGAATGGAACCGGGAAGAAGCTGCGCAAAGCCAAAATAACAGCGATAAGAGCCTGGTCGATATTAAGAGGATCGTGCAGAacaatttcgattcgatgcgtcGATTGGAGGATGATGTTGGACGCAACTTTACTCTCCTACAGGAACGATCATGGCAGATCCTTACGCGTGTTACAACGAAGACCAATCCTCTTTCATATGTACCCTATCGCTCGTGCAGTGATATTTGGAATGCACAGTCTGGGGTATATATTATCCAGGCGAACGTTGAAAGCATCCCTTTAATGGTGTACTGTCAGAGGGATGTGAAGGGTGGAGACAGctggttggtgatacagcACCGATTCGACGGATCGATAAACTTCTATCGCAACTGGACCGAGTATCGGGATGGTTTCGGTACCATTGAGAAGGAGTTCTGGATCGGACTGGAACGAATACATCAGCTGACA
It encodes:
- the LOC128276550 gene encoding angiopoietin-4-like, coding for MGPLAWTVFLCIVSSARSGDAIYNETSSDTPTIGSFSGNAFEMLMAKLDHMQQSVLELQTELAKHREEQAHMTVVLDNMQQSFLGLQSEWNREEAAQSQNNSDKSLVDIKRIVQNNFDSMRRLEDDVGRNFTLLQERSWQILTRVTTKTNPLSYVPYRSCSDIWNAQSGVYIIQANVESIPLMVYCQRDVKGGDSWLVIQHRFDGSINFYRNWTEYRDGFGTIEKEFWIGLERIHQLTSRRPHELMVELRDFKGNYKFALFEAFEIGSEAEQYNLKTLGA